The proteins below come from a single Stomoxys calcitrans chromosome 1, idStoCalc2.1, whole genome shotgun sequence genomic window:
- the LOC106092320 gene encoding putative serine protease F56F10.1 — MGVFYGPHYRLCLLLVFSLLYLIGDKNAGVDAISKRYHLGRHWHGFLGEPSKIPSLQRERDTPDLWFEQTLDHFTETNKATWKQRYFVNDDYYRHDNTAPIFLMIGGEAEASKKWMHEGAWIHYAEHFGALCFQLEHRFYGKSHPTSDLSTFNLKYLTSKQALADLGAFVLAMKEKYNLAPTQKWIAFGGSYPGSLAAWAREKYPDLIYGSISTSGPLLAKLDFTEYFEVVKTSLASYKPECVDVVRKSFEQIEILLKHMIGQRNLDDKFKTCTPIKDSIENELDISNFFENIASDFAGVVQYNKDNSPHATITIDEICDVMLNTTIGPPVTRLGAVNDMLLKQSEEKCLDYKYDKMIKEYQNVSWTSEVAKGARQWTWQTCNEFGFYQTSEKPTDVFGDRFKLDFFVKQCMDIYDNSMDMNFLNSVIDGTNSYYGGLKPTTTNVLYVHGSIDPWHALGLIKPINKKTPTIYIEGTAHCANMYEPIKTDPPQLVEARHKILKFLAQLLEGYTSTMS; from the exons ATGGGTGTCTTCTATGGCCCTCATTATCGCTTGTGTCTGTTATTGGTCTTCTCATTGCTTTACTTGATTGGCGATAAGAATGCTGGCGTAGATGCTATTAGCAAACGCTATCATCTTGGTCGCCATTGGCATGGTTTTTTGGGTGAGCCCAGTAAGATTCCATCATTGCAACGGGAGCGCGATACTCCAGATTTGTGGTTTGAACAGACTTTGGATCATTTCACCGAAACCAATAAGGCCACCTGGAAGCAACGTTATTTTGTCAATGATGATTACTATCGGCATGataacacagctcccatattccTGATGATTGGTG GTGAAGCCGAGGCCTCAAAAAAATGGATGCATGAGGGAGCATGGATACATTATGCTGAGCATTTTGGAGCACTTTGCTTTCAATTGGAACATCGTTTCTATGGAAAATCACATCCAACCAG CGACCTCTCCACATTCAACTTAAAATATCTAACCTCTAAACAAGCATTAGCGGATTTGGGAGCTTTCGTATTGGCCATGAAGGAAAAATATAATCTGGCTCCCACCCAAAAATGGATAGCTTTTGGTGGCTCATATCCCGGTTCATTGGCCGCATGGGCTAGAGAGAAATATCCTGATTTAATATATGGCTCCATAAGCACAAGTGGACCTCTATTGGCGAAATTAGATTTCACAG AATACTTTGAGGTGGTGAAAACATCTTTGGCCAGCTATAAACCGGAATGCGTTGATGTGGTCCGCAAAAGTTTTGAACAAATCGAAATACTGTTGAAGCATATGATAGGCCAGCGTAATTTGGATGATAAATTCAA AACCTGCACCCCCATCAAAGACTCCATAGAGAATGAATTGGACATAtcgaatttctttgaaaacataGCCAGTGATTTCGCTGGTGTAGTGCAATATAATAAGGATAACAGTCCTCATGCCACAATTACCATAGATGAGATTTGCGATGTGATGCTCAATACCACCATTGGACCTCCTGTCACCCGTTTGGGTGCTGTCAATGATATGCTTTTGAAACAATCCGAGGAAAAGTGTTTAGACTACAAATATGATAAAATGATTAAAGAGTATCAAAATGTTTCCTGGACTTCGGAGGTGGCCAAGGGTGCACGTCAGTGGACTTGGCAAACATGTAATGAGTTTGGATTTTATCAAACTTCCGAAAAACCCACAGATGTTTTTGGTGACCGCTTCAAGTTGGACTTTTTCGTAAAACAGTGCATGGATATCTATGATAATAG CATGGACATGAACTTTTTAAATTCTGTTATTGATGGTACAAACTCGTACTATGGCGGTTTAAAACCCACCACCACTAATGTCTTGTACGTACATGGTTCCATTGATCCTTGGCATGCTTTGGGTTTGATAAAGCCTATCAATAAGAAAACGCCTACCATTTACATTGAAG GAACTGCTCATTGCGCCAATATGTATgaacccataaaaactgatcccCCTCAACTGGTTGAGGCCCGAcacaaaattttgaagtttttggcacaattgttggaaggtTATACATCTACCATGTCGTGA
- the LOC106092312 gene encoding uncharacterized protein LOC106092312: MLAGRSIRFFASHCRPAPLFTWSLKTQDAPLALKTTTTWYVPRPPMIAMTAAYSKDAKNDSRIQPPDIKLPNRDQVEKYFFTALVYVWDFCYYVFCLTLKLVDTYILKNPTLQQYWKKLTDRLEQQRQAIKSKK; the protein is encoded by the exons ATGTTAGCTGGTCGAAGCATACGTTTCTTTGCCTCTCACTGCAGACCGGCTCCTTTGTTTACTTGGTCACTGAAGACTCAAGATGCTCCCTTGGCTTTAAAGACAACAACCACTTGGTATGTGCCGCGACCACCCATGATTGCAATGACCGCTGCTTATTCCAAGGATGCCAAAAATG ATTCTCGCATTCAACCGCCTGATATTAAACTACCCAACCGTGATCAAGTGGAAAAGTATTTCTTTACCGCCTTGGTGTATGTTTGGGACTTTTGTTATTATGTCTTTTGTTTGACCCTCAAACTTGTCGATACTTATATTCTGAAGAATCCCACACTACAACAGTATTGgaaaaagttgaccgatcgttTGGAACAACAACGTCAAGCCATTAAATCGAAGAAATAG